One window of the Shewanella maritima genome contains the following:
- a CDS encoding glutamate-5-semialdehyde dehydrogenase has product MSDNSQISLVQLGQQAKEASFALANLTAAQKSALLSTIKARLSDNIELILQANAKDIAQAKDNGLTDALIDRLLLDESRLNGIIGDIENVISLDDPVGKETDNKLLDNGLRLTRRAVPLGVIGVIYEARPNVTVDIAVLALKTGNAVILRGGKETINSNKALSEVIRAAIVEHGLPADAVQLITSADRALVTELLKLDQYVDMIIPRGGQNLQRLCAEQATIPVILGGIGICHMYVDADADLSRSTDVIVNAKVQRPTVCNALDTVLIHESVASSYLPQLAKELGAQQVKLVGCQQTKALLAGCGIAVTDADDESYSTEWLSLTLGVKVVADMSEAVAHIRKHSSGHSEAILTDNIHVAAEFVNQVDSSAVYVNASTRFTDGAQFGLGAEVAVSTQKLHARGPMALEALTTYKWLAWGNYTPRS; this is encoded by the coding sequence ATGTCAGATAATTCACAAATCAGTTTAGTGCAGCTAGGTCAGCAGGCAAAGGAGGCGAGTTTTGCTCTGGCCAACCTTACTGCTGCGCAAAAATCCGCACTGCTTAGCACAATTAAAGCGCGTTTAAGTGACAACATCGAGCTGATTTTACAAGCTAATGCCAAAGATATTGCACAGGCGAAAGACAATGGCTTGACTGATGCATTAATCGACCGTCTATTGCTAGACGAGTCACGTTTAAATGGCATTATCGGCGATATTGAAAACGTGATAAGCCTTGATGATCCTGTCGGGAAAGAGACCGACAACAAGCTCCTTGATAATGGCCTGCGTTTAACTCGTCGCGCCGTGCCCCTTGGCGTGATAGGTGTGATTTACGAAGCGCGACCAAATGTAACCGTTGATATTGCTGTGTTGGCGCTTAAAACCGGTAATGCGGTCATTCTGCGTGGCGGTAAAGAGACCATTAACTCCAATAAAGCACTAAGTGAAGTCATTCGCGCAGCAATTGTCGAGCATGGTTTACCTGCTGATGCGGTGCAGTTAATCACCTCTGCAGATAGAGCTTTAGTGACTGAGCTATTAAAGCTTGATCAGTACGTAGATATGATTATTCCACGCGGCGGCCAAAACCTGCAGCGACTTTGCGCTGAGCAAGCTACAATTCCGGTGATTTTAGGCGGTATTGGTATTTGCCATATGTATGTCGACGCCGATGCCGACTTAAGCCGCTCAACTGATGTGATTGTAAACGCCAAGGTGCAGCGCCCAACAGTGTGTAATGCGCTAGATACTGTGCTTATCCATGAGTCAGTTGCGAGTAGTTATTTACCACAACTGGCCAAGGAGCTTGGTGCACAACAAGTTAAATTAGTTGGCTGTCAGCAAACCAAAGCCTTGCTCGCTGGCTGTGGTATTGCAGTAACTGATGCTGATGATGAGTCATACTCAACAGAGTGGTTGTCATTAACGCTTGGGGTAAAGGTAGTTGCGGATATGAGTGAGGCTGTAGCCCACATACGCAAGCATTCAAGTGGTCACTCTGAGGCGATTTTAACTGACAATATTCATGTTGCGGCTGAGTTTGTTAATCAGGTTGACTCATCGGCTGTATATGTTAACGCTAGCACGCGTTTTACTGATGGAGCACAGTTTGGCTTAGGCGCTGAAGTTGCCGTTAGTACTCAAAAATTACATGCTCGTGGTCCAATGGCACTGGAAGCCCTAACCACCTACAAGTGGCTAGCTTGGGGAAACTATACACCGCGCAGTTAG
- a CDS encoding DMT family transporter, whose protein sequence is MTTNQLAYIYALGAVLLWSTVASAFKIALSYFTPLQLVLVAVTTSIIALVIILLIQGKMHLVGRQFKQKPKFYLVTGLLNPFLYYFVLFEAYDLLPAQQALSLNYTWAILLPLLAVPILKHKLMTTDVISALVGYCGVFVIATKGQITDFELQSPLGVALALTSTLVWCSYWMVNAKDKGDAIVSLLLSFLVGLPIVLFTLLLTQELPTLSLKGLAAGMYVGLFEMGVTFVLWLMALKHTDKTANVSTMAFLTPMLSVGFIAFILDEPIETATFFGLAMIISGLIIQQLGGKIAAKRNQ, encoded by the coding sequence TTGACTACCAATCAACTTGCTTATATCTATGCCCTTGGCGCTGTGCTGCTATGGTCTACCGTTGCCAGCGCATTTAAAATCGCCTTAAGTTATTTCACTCCGTTACAGCTAGTATTAGTTGCGGTAACCACTTCGATAATTGCGTTAGTCATCATCTTGCTAATACAAGGGAAGATGCACCTTGTAGGACGCCAGTTTAAACAAAAGCCTAAGTTTTACTTAGTTACTGGATTGCTGAACCCATTTCTGTATTACTTTGTGCTGTTTGAAGCGTACGACTTATTGCCTGCGCAACAAGCTCTGTCACTCAACTACACCTGGGCGATTCTGTTGCCTTTGCTTGCAGTGCCTATTCTTAAGCACAAACTGATGACAACCGATGTTATTTCAGCGCTGGTAGGTTATTGCGGCGTGTTTGTTATCGCAACTAAAGGGCAAATCACTGACTTTGAATTACAAAGCCCGCTAGGTGTGGCTCTTGCACTGACCAGCACACTCGTGTGGTGCAGTTACTGGATGGTCAATGCCAAAGACAAAGGTGATGCTATCGTCAGCTTATTACTGAGCTTTTTAGTGGGTCTGCCAATCGTATTATTCACTCTATTACTAACCCAGGAGTTACCCACGCTGAGTTTAAAAGGCTTGGCTGCAGGCATGTACGTAGGACTATTTGAAATGGGCGTGACTTTTGTGCTGTGGTTAATGGCGCTTAAACACACAGATAAAACGGCCAATGTCAGCACCATGGCCTTTTTAACCCCTATGCTGTCAGTAGGTTTTATCGCGTTTATTCTTGATGAGCCCATTGAAACGGCCACTTTTTTTGGCTTGGCAATGATTATTAGTGGGCTGATCATCCAACAATTAGGCGGAAAAATTGCTGCAAAACGTAATCAATAA
- the proB gene encoding glutamate 5-kinase — translation MSYRRVVIKLGTSVLTSGSQQLDKAHMVELARQMAALMKAGVEVVLCTSGAIAAGREHLNFPSYPDTMPNKQLLAAVGQSQLILAWSQLFSIYGLHVGQLLLTRADLQDRERYLNARDTLNALLDNNIIPIINENDAVATTEIKVGDNDNLSARAALLCDADLLILLTDQQGLFDADPRSNADAKLIKQVVNIDDSLRKLAGGAISGLGTGGMATKLQAADIARRAGIEVVIASGHHNDVIAEIAAKEQVGTHFSAIENPLESRKQWILAGPTTQGQITIDDGAVNAVVNQGRSLLSKGLTKVEGHFARGETILVLNQQGKTIAKGMARYSANAMTQIAAQHSNQIENLLGYSYGGAVIHRNDMVVLGLNS, via the coding sequence ATGAGTTACCGTCGAGTAGTGATTAAATTGGGCACCAGTGTGCTGACATCAGGCAGTCAACAGCTTGATAAGGCACACATGGTGGAGTTAGCAAGGCAAATGGCCGCGTTAATGAAAGCGGGCGTTGAAGTTGTGTTGTGCACCTCGGGCGCGATTGCCGCAGGCCGTGAGCATTTAAATTTCCCCAGCTACCCCGACACTATGCCCAATAAGCAGCTATTAGCGGCGGTAGGCCAGAGCCAGCTTATTCTGGCCTGGTCACAACTTTTCAGTATTTATGGGCTGCATGTAGGGCAGTTGCTATTAACTCGCGCTGATCTGCAAGACCGTGAGCGCTATCTTAATGCTCGCGATACCTTAAATGCGCTGCTCGATAACAACATTATTCCAATCATTAACGAAAATGATGCTGTTGCCACCACAGAAATCAAAGTGGGCGACAATGACAACTTGTCCGCCCGAGCAGCGCTGCTTTGTGATGCCGACTTACTGATTTTATTAACCGACCAGCAAGGGCTATTTGACGCCGACCCGCGATCAAATGCAGATGCTAAGTTGATTAAGCAAGTGGTTAATATTGATGACAGTTTACGCAAGTTGGCTGGTGGCGCTATTTCAGGGCTAGGTACTGGCGGTATGGCGACTAAGCTGCAAGCTGCTGATATTGCGCGCCGCGCTGGCATTGAGGTGGTAATTGCTTCGGGTCATCATAACGATGTTATTGCTGAGATTGCAGCCAAAGAGCAAGTGGGCACTCACTTTAGCGCCATTGAAAACCCACTTGAAAGCCGCAAGCAATGGATCCTCGCTGGCCCAACTACCCAAGGACAAATCACGATTGACGATGGCGCAGTTAATGCGGTGGTCAATCAAGGACGCAGTTTGCTGTCAAAAGGCTTAACTAAAGTTGAAGGCCATTTCGCCCGTGGAGAAACCATTTTGGTGCTTAATCAACAAGGCAAAACGATTGCGAAAGGTATGGCGCGCTACAGCGCAAATGCCATGACACAAATTGCAGCTCAGCACTCAAATCAAATCGAAAATTTATTAGGTTATAGCTATGGTGGTGCGGTCATTCATCGCAACGATATGGTTGTACTAGGGCTAAACAGCTAA
- a CDS encoding aminoacyl-histidine dipeptidase has protein sequence MTAINQLYPQPLWQWFEQICAIPHPSKFEQALSQHIQDWANAQGLNVVEDKVGNLIIKKPATPGMEDRKVVALQAHIDMVPQKNADKEHDFEKDPIEAYVDGEWVKANGTTLGADNGIGMASALAILGSSDIKHGPLEVLLTIDEEAGMTGAFGLEAGMLDAEILINTDSEQEGEIYMGCAGGVDGQISVPMTWQAPEQDNASYRLTLSGLKGGHSGVNIHLGRGNANKQLARFLFEYADNLALELVDFTGGSLRNAIPREANISFMLPADNVELLEQNIAQFQATIRAELAIADPDMTLTLEAIDSPTKVMSETAQNSLIDLLNACPNGVMRMSDEVEGVTETSLNVGVISTEEEQVQILCLIRSLINSGRDEIEGMLTSLAHLSGAGIEFSGAYPGWKPDNSSPVMEIVRATYNGIYKKDPTIMVIHAGLECGLFKEPYPNMDMVSIGPTIRFPHSPDEMVNITTVGQYWELLLAVLENIPAKS, from the coding sequence GTGACCGCAATCAACCAATTATATCCTCAACCGCTTTGGCAATGGTTTGAACAAATCTGTGCCATTCCTCACCCATCAAAGTTCGAACAAGCTTTATCGCAGCATATTCAAGATTGGGCAAATGCTCAGGGCTTGAATGTAGTTGAAGACAAAGTCGGTAACCTAATCATCAAAAAACCAGCCACACCTGGTATGGAAGATCGCAAAGTTGTTGCCCTGCAAGCCCATATTGATATGGTGCCGCAAAAAAATGCTGACAAAGAGCATGATTTTGAAAAAGACCCAATCGAAGCTTATGTTGATGGTGAGTGGGTAAAAGCTAACGGCACGACACTCGGTGCAGATAATGGTATTGGCATGGCATCGGCACTGGCTATTTTGGGCAGCAGCGACATTAAACACGGCCCATTAGAAGTATTGCTAACCATTGATGAAGAAGCAGGCATGACAGGCGCATTTGGTCTTGAAGCTGGCATGCTTGATGCTGAGATTCTGATCAACACAGACTCAGAGCAAGAAGGCGAGATCTACATGGGCTGTGCTGGCGGCGTTGACGGTCAAATCTCTGTGCCAATGACATGGCAAGCACCTGAGCAAGATAATGCTAGCTACCGCTTAACTTTATCTGGTTTAAAAGGTGGTCACTCGGGTGTCAACATTCACCTAGGCCGCGGTAACGCCAACAAGCAACTTGCACGCTTCTTATTTGAATATGCTGACAACCTAGCACTTGAGTTAGTCGACTTTACTGGTGGCTCGCTGCGTAATGCTATCCCACGTGAAGCAAACATTAGTTTTATGCTGCCTGCAGATAACGTTGAGTTACTTGAGCAAAACATTGCCCAGTTTCAGGCAACCATTCGTGCAGAGCTAGCCATTGCAGACCCAGATATGACCTTAACTCTGGAAGCGATTGACTCGCCTACTAAAGTAATGAGCGAAACTGCGCAGAATAGCTTAATTGATTTACTTAATGCTTGCCCGAACGGCGTGATGCGTATGAGTGATGAAGTTGAAGGCGTAACTGAAACATCACTAAACGTTGGTGTGATTTCTACCGAGGAAGAGCAAGTTCAAATCTTGTGCCTTATCCGCTCGCTTATCAACTCAGGTCGCGACGAAATTGAAGGCATGTTGACGTCACTAGCTCATTTGAGCGGTGCAGGCATCGAGTTTAGCGGTGCTTACCCAGGTTGGAAGCCAGATAATAGCTCACCTGTTATGGAAATTGTGCGCGCAACCTACAACGGCATTTACAAGAAAGACCCTACCATTATGGTTATTCACGCGGGTCTTGAGTGTGGTCTATTTAAAGAGCCGTACCCGAACATGGACATGGTATCCATTGGTCCAACTATCCGCTTCCCACACAGCCCAGATGAAATGGTCAACATCACCACTGTTGGTCAATACTGGGAGTTACTACTTGCGGTGCTAGAGAATATTCCAGCGAAAAGCTAA